The sequence GCTCATTGCTAAATGGATCATGGGTAAGATTCGACCACAAAACGGCTCTAGCCCTGCTTAATCCATCATCGCAATATAAAGGATATTCATGAAGTTATACGTTGCGCAAAATCCGCCTCAAGCTCATATTTTATGTGAGCTTTTGCGTAGTCATCGCATTCAGGTAGAAGTGCGCGGAGAAGGGTTGTTTGGCCTGCAAGGAGAACTGCCAATGGATGACTCTAGCCTGCCCTATTTGTGGTTAGTCGACGAGCACAAGCAACAACAAGCCAAAGCCCTGATTGCAGAATTTGAAGATAGACACAATCACAGCTCAAATTGGCGCTGTGATGATTGTGGGGAAATAAATGAGGGGCAGTTTGCCTTATGCTGGCAATGTGGCGCTAGCACCACTGATGAAGCGATATTGGTTTAGTATTCTAATTATTGAGTACAATATTTAGCTTTGATACCTCTAACTTTGATACCTCTAACTTTGCGACATCTAGCTTTGTGAACGAATAAATTCGATAGATTTGTCATTGAACTCTTGAGGCTTTTCCACGTTACACACATGGCCACAATTTTCTATTTCTACCAACTGGCTATTTTGGTGAACCGAGACCATCTCTTTTACCGGCTTGATGAACATGTAGTCCTTGTCACCCATTAAATATAGAGTCGGAATATCAAGCTCTTTGTCTCTAAAGTAGCGCATTAGCGGGTTAACATCGGCTGCCAGCTTAAACCAACGTTTGAACTCTTTTTGACATAACTTTCTGGCTTCTCGTACAAACATCAACCGAGATTCAACTTGCCCTTTTTGCGGCATCACAATCCAAGCAAACAAACTATATAACCACATGTACGGGATAATATTCTTACACAAATCGCCCATTTTCACTAAGATTTGCGAACGCGTATTAAAGCGCGTCACAGCGCCGCCAAGCACCATAGACTTAACACGCTCTGAGGCAAGCTCTGCCAATGTGCGTACAATAATGGTGCCTAAAGACATTCCCACAAAGTGTGCGGATTTGATTTTAAGATGATCCAAAACGTGCAAAATATCTTTGGTCACTGACTCAAAGGTATAACGCTTACTGATGATATCTTGGAACAAGGTATTGGATTTACCGTGCCCGCGCAAATCTACCAAGAGTACGTTAAAGTGCTCGCGGTACGCTTTAATTTGCTTAAACCAAATTGACGAACTGCCACCCGCACCATGCACAAATACTACCCACTCCTGAGATTCAGAATGGCGATAGGCTTTATGGAATAACATTGGATTGGATTCAGCAATAGCGGTCATTGATCACACAGAGGGAAATATTAAGTTAGTTGATAGTAACATAAATGACGAGCACTCAGATTGCCCTAGTCGTTGATTTTGTAACAAATAGTGAGTCGCAATGCAAGTTAGGCGTCATTAGCAGTACAAATAGCACCCTAAACACGAATAACGCCACGGGTGCTCAACACAAGCAATCTAAAGATCCTTTTGGAAAAACAAGGTTAAGGTTCCAAACTCTATGCCTAATTTCCTTATGGAGGTTAAATTAAAGACGTGTTTATCATCTTGTCGATATAGCCAATCATCAAAGTGAACCACCACACTCGAATCCCCTCTTGGCAATTCAAAGTCATAGCGCCAGCGCAGTGCATTACCCACTTCTTCACCGATAGCAACTCCGACAATATCATCGGCTTTTCCCTCGTAACTGCCATCAGCTAAACGGGTGATCCGCCAAATGCGCGTCGATTGCTCGCCATCAGCAAACACGAAGTCTTCATGCAGCGTCAATGTATTGCCTTGCACCTTGCCTTGAAGTGCGACCTCAAAGCGTCGTGTTTGCTTACCGCTCCTGTCTTGCACCATACCCCATGCGGTGACACTACCTGAAAAATAGCCAAACAAATCAAAATCAGGCCCTTCCCCTTGATACTCATTCACATCTGCGGTGCATCCTGCCATTGATAGGGACAACAGCGCGCTTATCATTAATAGTTTCAGTGTTTTGATCATCATTAATTCAACCCAATAAGTTGCTGTCTGTGCTTAGGATATTCGGTATTTGGCGATAACCAGATGGCTAAAAAAGCATCGTTAAGGGCTTCATCGGTGATCTCACCTCGCCATTGGGTTAGCCCGTCTTTTTGAATGTACACAAAGGCACCCGATAATCCGTCCGTGATATACACCAACTGATCGCCTAGTGCTACGTCAGGATAAATATTGCCTAAGCGCACTAGCCACTGGGATGATTGGTTGGTGTTATAACCAAGGTGCGCCCACTGTTTTTTAGTCTCTTTGAGTAAATGTTTCTTAGAGATATTGCGCTCATAAGTAATCGCCAGAGCAACCGGATGAGGAGAGAGATCATTACCGACTTGATATTGACCTTCTGGTGAGCGCAGCTGTGAGGTATAAACATCGAAAAACATAAAGTCTAAATCAGCCGAGCCTACGGTCGGCCACTGCTGCCACTGCTGTAGCGTGCTTTTGCTCGGCGTGGCAAAACTTACTGCACTGACTAAAGCAAGACTAATACAGAATAAGGTTCTAGCTAGGGTGAGTCTCATGTGGCTTTACTCCATGGCGTCTTTTTTGTAACACGTTTAAGGAGTAGATAATCAATGCAAAAACCAGTGCCCATTCCAATGCAATAATTACGAAAGTCATTGTGTTGGAATAAGGCCATTGCACCGCACCTAATTGCAAGCCAGCAAAATAACTGGCGGCGGCTCCTAACGCTCCAACCATACATACGATGGCAAAAGGGAAACGGATCAAAAGAGCGCGCATCTGATAGGCATACCAAGCAAAACTGACCCATAACAGCGCCAGCCACAGGGGTATCCCAGCCGTTGGTATCGAAGAAAACACAAATAAACCGGTAACGCCGTGTATCACATCCATCGCCACACCCACACAGGCGATCATAAATAGCCAACTCAGCGGTAGGCCGCGATAACGATATGACAAAGCCACCGTCGCAATCACACAGACCAAAAGCAACAGTTGTGTGCTTTGTTGCCCCATGACGGCTAAAAACCACAAGCATTGAAACCAAATGGAAATCAATAATAGTTTCTTATTCATAACTAACCTCGCCTATAGGCAAACTACACAGGGCTTCTAAAAGTAAGGTGCACTGTGCTAATTCGTCGCGCAAGAAATCCACCTTCGCAGTAACACAAATAGTAACGCCACATACGCATAAAACGTTCATCATAGCCGAGCTTAGATAGCTCATTTTCAGCCAACTCAAAGCGATGTAGCCACTCTTTTAAAGTGCGCGCATAATCCAAACCAATGTCATGCAGATCGTGCACCACCAATTGGCTGTGTTGAGTGGTTTGCTGTAATAAATGCGAAACCGAAGGCAAGAAACCACCTGGGAAGATGTACTTTTGAATAAAATCGACACCTTTGCTGTATGACACAAATCTCTGGTCAGCAATGGTGATCGCTTGAATTGCCATCAAACCGCCGGGTTTAAGCAATGCTTGGCATTTTTGGATATAGGAAGGTAAATACTCACGCCCTACCGCCTCAATCATTTCAATGGACACAAGCTTGTCGTACTGCCCATCGAGATCACGGTAATCTTGTTGTAGCAGGGTGATTTTGTCGGTGAGACCTGCCTGCTGGATTTGTTGTTTGGCATACAAAAACTGCTCTTGGGAAATCGTAGTTGTAGTAACATGACAGCCATAGGTTTGCGCCATGTATATCGCCATACCTCCCCAACCTGTGCCAATTTCAATAACTGTATCATCAGCACAAAGTTGCAATTGTTGGCACAGCCTTTCCATTTTATTAATTTGCGCCTGCTCTAAACTGTCTTCTGCGCTGTGATACACCGCGGCTGAATACAGCATGTTTTTATCCAAAAAACGCTGATATAAATCGTTGCCTAAATCGTAATGAGCGCTGATGTTTTTCTTTGAATTTAATTGAGTATTGCGATTTAGCCAGTGTCCTAATTTATAAGCGAAACGGGTCAACAAACTTTGCTTGCTGTTCATGTCATCCAGTGCATTTAGATTGAGCGCCATAATCTTCATTACCACGGTCAAATCAACGCTTTCCCACCAGCCATCCATATAAGCCTCGGCAGCCGCAATGCTTCCGCCACTTAGCATTCGAGAATAAAAGTCGGGATGTAATACTTGGATACTGCCGTTTAAAGCCTGCGAGGGCTTACCGAAGCTCTGCTCTGATGAATACGAATCAAAGCACTCACTAATGGTTAAATGGCCATGCTTTAAGTTTTGTAGTTGTTTGAACACCATTGCTCGGGCTGAGCGTTGTAATGGCGAGAATTCCTTTTCGATCACTAAAGATTGAGAGTTGTACATTACAAAAAGCCTCCTGCTTAATCTTCTATTTATTTTTGGCTGGATGGGGATATAAAGGCACTTTCTTCATCCACAACTTCAATGCATGCCAATAAATACCGATAACTACTTTTACTGCCATTATTGGCGTTGAGATCAATTGTTTGAGTAAATTTTTTGAATTAAAAGCCTGTGCTTTCATCGATAATGTTGCGTCAAACTCTTTACCCTCTCGATGACACTCTAAATGCACCATCAATTTTTTAGACAAGGGTTTTAGTTTCCATACATATTGTTGGTCAATCGGATTAAACGGCGACACATGAAAGGCTTTATCGTGTTGCCAATTCTCTCCTTGCTCACCTTCATTGGCATCAACGGCATAATAATGATGTTCATTCCACGGTGTATTGCTCACTTCTGCCAGCAAGGTTCTCCACTGTCCCTTATCATCAAACACATAATAAAAATTCACAGGGCTAAAATAGAGACCCAAATAACGAAGATGCACCACCGCAATCACTTTGCCAGTGTGCCGCTCTCCAGTCAGGGCAAATACTTTATCTTGCACCGCTTTTTTAAGGCAGCCTGTTCCTAGATAATCACCACGGCAAAACCTTGCCCAATGCCACCAGCGCTCACCAAAGCCCCATACCGATTTTTTTAAACAAGCCAGTTCGTCCAAATCAATGCTAGGCATAAACAAGGGGTAATTCAGTGCATGCTTTACCGGTGAGAAACGTCTATGTCTGACCTCACCGACCATGATGGCACTGTTTGTGACTTGCTGAACTGAAGCGGGGTTCATGCCGCGCCCTTTTGTTGCAAATCTTGTGAGGTGACAGGCAACAACTTATCAATCGCTTCAACCACGTTTAACGCACTTACTACGCCGTCTTCATGAAAGCCATTGCGCCAATACGCGCCGCAAAACCAAGTATTATGTTGACCTTGCACCTCAGGGCTACGCTGCTGCGCGGCAATGGATTCACGCGTAAATACGGGATGGTGATAAACAAAAGATTTTAAGATTTTGTCTTTATCAATATTGGGGCTGTTATTTAATGAAACACAAAAGGTATGCTGTGACTGAATGTGCTGCAGTATATTCATGTCATAAGTTAAGGTAGGTAAACGAGATTCTTGATCGCTTGCCCCTTCTAAGTAGTAATTCCAAGATGCCCACGCTTTAGTGCGCTTAGGCAATAGGCGAGTATCGGTGTGCAATACCACCTCATTGGCTTGATATGTCATAGCCCCTAAAATATCGGACTCAGTCTCTGTGCGCTCTTCACCTAAAATGCGCAGTGCTTGGTCACTATGGCAGGCAAAAATCACCTGATCAAAATGCTGCCATTGCCCTTTGACCAAAAGACTCACCCCATTCTCGCTTCTCACTACTTTCTCAACGGGTGAACTAAGGTGAATATTGTCGGCAAAACCTGCAATTAACGGCTTAATGTAAGCCCTAGAGCCGCCTTCAATCACATACCACTGCGGACGATTTTTAATATCCAGCAAACCATGATTTAAGAAAAAGCGCAGGAAGAATGACAATGGAAAGGCGCGCATATCCGCAAGGGTAGACGACCAAATCGCCGCGCCCATTGGCAAGATATAATTCTCACAAAAATAATCGCTGAATTGATGCTGATTTAAAAAGTCTCCTAAAGTGTCATCTTGTACTGAATCATCGGCGGCAAACGCTTTCGCTAATTTATTAAAGCGTAAAATCTCCAAGATAAAGCGGTAAAATTTAGGGTTCAGCCAATTGCGTTTTTGCGCAAACAGGTTCGATATACCGTGTCCGTTGTACTCCAATCCATTGCTGTCATTTCGCACACTAAAGCTCATTTCCGTCGGGTTACCGCGCACGCCAATTTCATTCATCATTTTAATGAAATTGGGATAGGTTCTGTCGTTGTAGACAATAAACCCCGTATCCACGCTATACGGCTTTCCATCCACTTCAACATCCACGGTGGCAGTGTGCCCGCCAATATAATGGTTGGCCTCAAACAAAGTCACATCATGGGTTTTATGTAAATGATAGCCACAAGTTAAACCAGAGATCCCGGTGCCAATAATTGCAATTTTCATTCGGCTTTATCCTTAATCAGTTTGCTTGATAAGCGTTGCTGTATGGAATACGGCAAGCTGCCAAGTAGTCTTAAAATCCATGTAAAACGTTTGGGGAAATAGATGTGTGCTTTTTTATCAGCAATGCCCTTTTGAATCGCTTTTGAGGCTTGCTCTGCGCTGATCATCATTGGCATTGGGAAGTCGTTTTTATCAGTAAGTGGCGTTTTTACAAAACCGGGGAACACCGTGCTGACCAAAATTCCTTTTTTGGATAAATCAAGCGCCAGTGTCCTGGCTAAATAACTGACCGCTGCTTTAGAAGCGCCATACGCTTCTGCCCTCGGTAGTGCTAATTCACTGGCAATTGAACCCATTACCACCAAGTGATGACCTGCGGTAAAGTGATGCTGCGCCGCCTCAATCGTATTCGCCAGCCCCACTACATTTATCTGCATGACTCTTGCCACCAGCGCGGCATCCATCACGCCATCGTCAATATATTCACAGCTTCCTGCATTTAAGATCCATGTGCTCGGAATAGGGTCTAATGAATGGAGCGCCTCTTTACAGGCGGTTAAATCGGTAATATCAAAGTTAAGGGGAATGACATGCTCACCCAGCGCGGCAAGAGCTTCTAATTTGCTTTGGTTTTGACCGCATACATAGATAACCCGCTTAGGATGAGCCTGTTCTAGCGCATGAGACTGGGCATGAGATTGAGCATAGTCATAGGCCAGTTGCTCTCCTATGCCAGAGGTCGCGCCAGTGATGAGAAGCGCACTCATAACTCACCCATGCGCTTTTTAATCGCTTTTACCACAGAGCCCAAAATAGGTAAATTTTCATACAGCATTTCACCCATATCAAAATAATCTCTGTGGTGGATGATCTTGCCGTCACTAAACTGCAAGTGGCTAATGCCTTTCACTGCCACCTCACTGCCGCCTTTTAATTTGGGGTGACGCAAACGCATGGTCCAAATAATAAAACCCGCTTCGCCGGTTTGATGCTTGCTTTCAATCTCAAAGCGACAATCAATCACATTTTGATAAAGATTTTCAAAGTATAAAGACAGGGCTTCCCAGCCATTTAACTTATGTACGGCATCTTCAAAGATGACATCTTGATGATAAATTTGCGTTAAATCGCTCAATGTCTCTTTGGTCAGTTTTTGGTATACATCTGCTACGCTATCAATGCTCATTGTCTATTCCTAATCACCGTTTAAGGAGTCCTTTCCTATCAGCTTAATACCTGTTTTTTTGACCACTTTTTTGAGGTGCCAAATATAAAGGTAGAGTACCTTGCTCTCTTTAACTACGTGACTTGGGTGAATTAAGATCAAAAAAAAACTTGGTTTTTACACCAAGCTTTTTCGTTTATTAGCAAGTCGTCTTACCAAGGGCTATTTGCAAGAGCTATTAGCAAAAAGCGCTAGAGTTAGAAGTTTTGAGTATTTCTCAACGCTTCAATGCGCTTATCCAATGGTGGGTGTGACATTAGAAGCTCGGTTAGTGAGCGTTTACCATTGATACCAAATGCCATCATAGAACCTTCCAGTTGAGGCTCATGACTGGTTTTTAGTCGTTCAAGAGCGGCAATCATTTTATGTTTACCGACTAATTCCGCAGCACCTGCATCGGCATGGAATTCACGTTTACGGCTATACCACATAGTGATGAAGCTTGCCAAAAAGCCAAACACAAGCTCTAACGCCATAGATACGCCAAAGTAAACCATCATGTTAGAACCGCCTTCCCCTTCGTCGTTATTGTTGTTTGCCACAATGTTGGCAATAAAACGAGAAAGGAAAATAACAAAGGTGTTCACCACGCCTTGCATTAAGGTCATAGTGATCATGTCACCATTTGCGATGTGGCTAACTTCGTGAGCCAATACCGCTTCGGCTTCATCTTGAGTCATGCTGTTTAGCAATCCAGTCGACACTGCCACTAATGAATCGTCACGCTTTGCGCCTGTCGCAAACGCATTAATATCCGGCGCATCATAAACCGCAACCGTTGGCATGCCAATGCCCGCTTGCTGCGCTTGACGAGATACCGTTTCTAGCAACCAATGTTCTGTTTGATTACGAGGGCTTTCAATAACCTGTCCACCCACAGAGCGAAGCGCCATGCCTTTGGACATCATCAAAGAAATAATAGATCCGCCAAAACCAAACACAGCAGCCAACACAAGCAAACCAGAAAGGCTACCAGATTGAATTCCAGTAAAGGCATATACAAGGTTTAACACCACACTCAATACTGCGATTACAGCAAGGTTGGTCAGTAAAAATAACGCTACGCGCTTCATTTGAGTTCTCCAAGTAAGAAGCTAAATCTATATCATTGTGGGGCTTAATCGATAGTGTAGACAAAGAAAAACACTCTTTGTTCCCACAGAAGTCCACGGCACTCACCGTTAAGATGTCGATTCCCCGTTGTCGGCATATTGTATACAGGAGCCTACGTCACGCAAACTTAATAGCAGTAACAAATTGCTACAATAATGAGACTTCAAGCCAAAGTTGACGCATTTTTTATTAAAGTATCTTGCTTAAAATCAATGAACGAGTATAAATATTAAGCACACAATAAAGAGATTTAACTATTCATTAACAAAAGGAGTAAGTTATGGATAATGCTGCAAATCATGAAATGGCAGTAGATATGCTTCGTTGTCACTTAGGGATGAGTAAGCAAGAAGCGTTAGAAGAGCTTGGACTAGAAGAGATGCCGAGTATTGAACAGCAAGTGATCAATGCGCAATCTCAAGTCGCTAACGACACATCGCACTGATTCTATTGAAAAACGCCCATTAAAGGGCGTTTTTGTTTAATAAAGATTAATTACATAATGGCATCAAGGTTGATGTATTCGCTAATGTCTTTTTTCTTCACACTACGCATGTAAGGGATCTCTCCCACTTTTGGTGCGCCAATTTGTGCTTCTAAAAAGGCAATAATATCTTGATAGTGCTCTTCACAAGGATTAATACGGTTTGCTACCCAACCCACAACTTCTAAGCCATCGTTACGAATCGCTTCAGCCGTTAACACTGCATGGTTTAGACAGCCAAGTTTCACACCCACAACCAAAATAACAGGCAGTTTTTCAGCCACAGCCCACTGCGAAAGATAACGGTCAGCACTGATAGGAACACGCCAGCCGCCCGCACCTTCAACTAATACCACATCGGCATTTTGTTGATGCTGATACAGCTTTTGTGACAAAAACTCAGTATCGATTTCAGTGTTATCGATCTCTGCGGCAATATGCGGAGAGGCCGGAGTCAACAAGGCAACAGGATTCACTTCTTCATACGGTAAATCGGCTGTGGCAGCGGCTTGTAAATACAATGCATCTGAATTTCTCAGACCTTGTTCTGTTTCTTCGCAACCTGCGGCAATTGGCTTATAACCAATAGTGGAAAGCCCTCTGGCTTTAAATGCTTGTAGCAAACCTCTTGAGACAACGGTTTTACCTACATCGGTATCTGTACCTGCAACGAAAAATGTCTTCTTCATTTCTTTATTAACCCTAGGCAAACACGATAAGTTGCCGGTAATTTGAGATTATCTTGAAAGAGACTTTGATACGCATGTTCCACTTTAATCAGCGCACTTCTCTTAGTTAACCCTTGAGAGCGCCCATCAAGCTGGGTTGCGCCTATACCTTTAAGATCTTTCATCAAGCTAAACGCACTGTCGTACCAATATGTCATCTTGATCGAGTCTACTTGATATCGATTACCATTCGCTTGAGCTAACGCAATATTTATCGCATTTTCAGAAATGAACTCTTTGACATGCTGATGCTGATCCACACACTGCCACGCTTCTTTTAATTCAAACAAAGAGCCTTCCGCCAATGTTGAAAACAGCACTTCACCGCCTTGTTTGCAGACTCGGAGCAGTTCAGTGGCAGGGACACTCAAATCACTGCACCACTGCAAGGCTAAGCTTGAGACCACGTAATCAAAGTGATGCTCCGCAAATGGCAAGGCTTCTGCATCGCCCAAACAATAAGTGGCTCGCGCTTGGCAACGTAAACGTGCCTGTTGCAACATCTGTGATGAGAGATCAAGAGCCACCACCTGCGCCCCACGCGCCAGCAGTTTTTCCGTAAAGTAGCCTGTGCCGCACCCAACATCTAAAATGCGCATACCGGTCAGACAAAGCGGTAATTTTTGCAATAGCTTCTCTACCACATCTCTTTGCAATTTGGCGTGCTTGTCGTAATGTGTGGCGGCTCGACCAAACGCATAAGCAATCGCCGATTTGTCTGCGCTAAGATTCAAACATCCATGCTCTGACATCATAGTGAGTCCTCATCGGGATACTGCTTTTCAAAGCGTTCAATCGCTTCAGCAAGTCCCTTGATCTGATGGGGCTGATGCTTTGCTGACAAGGTAATGCGAATTCGCGCACTGCCTTGTGGCACAGTCGGTGGGCGAATGGCTGTCGTCCAAAAGCCCTGTTCACGTAAGTATTGCGCAAGGTGCATCGCTCGATTCGATGAGCCGACCAAGTAAGGCTTAATCGGCGTGCTTGTAGCGATATATCCGGGAAGATGTCCAAGCTGTTCGGCGTAAGTTTTTTGCAGATTGGCTAAAGCGGTATGACGCCATGCTTGTGTTTGGATTAACTGGATAGAATGGTTAATCGCCACAGCTTGCGCCGCAGGCATCGCTGTCGAGTACACAAAATGGCGCGCATATTGATGTAGATACTCGCCCGTTTGCGTGTCACATAAAATGGCAGCGCCTTGCACGCCCACTGCTTTACCAAAAGTGACGATTAAGATATTTGGTTTTACGCCCAAGGCATGACAACTGCCGCGACCTTGCGCGCCTAATACGCCAATGCCGTGCGCATCATCGACCATTAGCCAAGAGTTGTGCTGCTGACAAAGCGTTGCAATTTCATCGAGTGGAGCGGTATCGCCATCCATGCTAAATACCCCTTCCGTTACCACTAAACTACTGCCATTTTTTTCTAATAAAGCACGTAGTTTGTCAGTGTTGTTGTGCGGAAAGCGTTGCATCTTGGCGGGGCTTAACATGCCCGCTTCCATTAATGAGGCGTGATTGAGCTTGTCTTGCAATAAAGTGTCGTTCTTTTCTAACAAGGTAAATAACGCCGCTTGGTTGGCGCTAAATCCAGAGTTAAACAGCACTGCTTGCTCGTAACCTAACCATTGGCATAAGCT is a genomic window of Vibrio neonatus containing:
- a CDS encoding putative signal transducing protein; translation: MKLYVAQNPPQAHILCELLRSHRIQVEVRGEGLFGLQGELPMDDSSLPYLWLVDEHKQQQAKALIAEFEDRHNHSSNWRCDDCGEINEGQFALCWQCGASTTDEAILV
- a CDS encoding alpha/beta fold hydrolase; the encoded protein is MTAIAESNPMLFHKAYRHSESQEWVVFVHGAGGSSSIWFKQIKAYREHFNVLLVDLRGHGKSNTLFQDIISKRYTFESVTKDILHVLDHLKIKSAHFVGMSLGTIIVRTLAELASERVKSMVLGGAVTRFNTRSQILVKMGDLCKNIIPYMWLYSLFAWIVMPQKGQVESRLMFVREARKLCQKEFKRWFKLAADVNPLMRYFRDKELDIPTLYLMGDKDYMFIKPVKEMVSVHQNSQLVEIENCGHVCNVEKPQEFNDKSIEFIRSQS
- a CDS encoding DUF3833 domain-containing protein — its product is MIKTLKLLMISALLSLSMAGCTADVNEYQGEGPDFDLFGYFSGSVTAWGMVQDRSGKQTRRFEVALQGKVQGNTLTLHEDFVFADGEQSTRIWRITRLADGSYEGKADDIVGVAIGEEVGNALRWRYDFELPRGDSSVVVHFDDWLYRQDDKHVFNLTSIRKLGIEFGTLTLFFQKDL
- a CDS encoding DUF2878 domain-containing protein, which translates into the protein MNKKLLLISIWFQCLWFLAVMGQQSTQLLLLVCVIATVALSYRYRGLPLSWLFMIACVGVAMDVIHGVTGLFVFSSIPTAGIPLWLALLWVSFAWYAYQMRALLIRFPFAIVCMVGALGAAASYFAGLQLGAVQWPYSNTMTFVIIALEWALVFALIIYSLNVLQKRRHGVKPHETHPS
- a CDS encoding SAM-dependent methyltransferase encodes the protein MYNSQSLVIEKEFSPLQRSARAMVFKQLQNLKHGHLTISECFDSYSSEQSFGKPSQALNGSIQVLHPDFYSRMLSGGSIAAAEAYMDGWWESVDLTVVMKIMALNLNALDDMNSKQSLLTRFAYKLGHWLNRNTQLNSKKNISAHYDLGNDLYQRFLDKNMLYSAAVYHSAEDSLEQAQINKMERLCQQLQLCADDTVIEIGTGWGGMAIYMAQTYGCHVTTTTISQEQFLYAKQQIQQAGLTDKITLLQQDYRDLDGQYDKLVSIEMIEAVGREYLPSYIQKCQALLKPGGLMAIQAITIADQRFVSYSKGVDFIQKYIFPGGFLPSVSHLLQQTTQHSQLVVHDLHDIGLDYARTLKEWLHRFELAENELSKLGYDERFMRMWRYYLCYCEGGFLARRISTVHLTFRSPV
- a CDS encoding DUF1365 domain-containing protein, encoding MNPASVQQVTNSAIMVGEVRHRRFSPVKHALNYPLFMPSIDLDELACLKKSVWGFGERWWHWARFCRGDYLGTGCLKKAVQDKVFALTGERHTGKVIAVVHLRYLGLYFSPVNFYYVFDDKGQWRTLLAEVSNTPWNEHHYYAVDANEGEQGENWQHDKAFHVSPFNPIDQQYVWKLKPLSKKLMVHLECHREGKEFDATLSMKAQAFNSKNLLKQLISTPIMAVKVVIGIYWHALKLWMKKVPLYPHPAKNK
- a CDS encoding NAD(P)/FAD-dependent oxidoreductase, which produces MKIAIIGTGISGLTCGYHLHKTHDVTLFEANHYIGGHTATVDVEVDGKPYSVDTGFIVYNDRTYPNFIKMMNEIGVRGNPTEMSFSVRNDSNGLEYNGHGISNLFAQKRNWLNPKFYRFILEILRFNKLAKAFAADDSVQDDTLGDFLNQHQFSDYFCENYILPMGAAIWSSTLADMRAFPLSFFLRFFLNHGLLDIKNRPQWYVIEGGSRAYIKPLIAGFADNIHLSSPVEKVVRSENGVSLLVKGQWQHFDQVIFACHSDQALRILGEERTETESDILGAMTYQANEVVLHTDTRLLPKRTKAWASWNYYLEGASDQESRLPTLTYDMNILQHIQSQHTFCVSLNNSPNIDKDKILKSFVYHHPVFTRESIAAQQRSPEVQGQHNTWFCGAYWRNGFHEDGVVSALNVVEAIDKLLPVTSQDLQQKGAA
- a CDS encoding SDR family NAD(P)-dependent oxidoreductase, translated to MSALLITGATSGIGEQLAYDYAQSHAQSHALEQAHPKRVIYVCGQNQSKLEALAALGEHVIPLNFDITDLTACKEALHSLDPIPSTWILNAGSCEYIDDGVMDAALVARVMQINVVGLANTIEAAQHHFTAGHHLVVMGSIASELALPRAEAYGASKAAVSYLARTLALDLSKKGILVSTVFPGFVKTPLTDKNDFPMPMMISAEQASKAIQKGIADKKAHIYFPKRFTWILRLLGSLPYSIQQRLSSKLIKDKAE
- a CDS encoding nuclear transport factor 2 family protein, which translates into the protein MSIDSVADVYQKLTKETLSDLTQIYHQDVIFEDAVHKLNGWEALSLYFENLYQNVIDCRFEIESKHQTGEAGFIIWTMRLRHPKLKGGSEVAVKGISHLQFSDGKIIHHRDYFDMGEMLYENLPILGSVVKAIKKRMGEL
- the htpX gene encoding protease HtpX — encoded protein: MKRVALFLLTNLAVIAVLSVVLNLVYAFTGIQSGSLSGLLVLAAVFGFGGSIISLMMSKGMALRSVGGQVIESPRNQTEHWLLETVSRQAQQAGIGMPTVAVYDAPDINAFATGAKRDDSLVAVSTGLLNSMTQDEAEAVLAHEVSHIANGDMITMTLMQGVVNTFVIFLSRFIANIVANNNNDEGEGGSNMMVYFGVSMALELVFGFLASFITMWYSRKREFHADAGAAELVGKHKMIAALERLKTSHEPQLEGSMMAFGINGKRSLTELLMSHPPLDKRIEALRNTQNF
- the bioD gene encoding dethiobiotin synthase; this translates as MKKTFFVAGTDTDVGKTVVSRGLLQAFKARGLSTIGYKPIAAGCEETEQGLRNSDALYLQAAATADLPYEEVNPVALLTPASPHIAAEIDNTEIDTEFLSQKLYQHQQNADVVLVEGAGGWRVPISADRYLSQWAVAEKLPVILVVGVKLGCLNHAVLTAEAIRNDGLEVVGWVANRINPCEEHYQDIIAFLEAQIGAPKVGEIPYMRSVKKKDISEYINLDAIM
- the bioC gene encoding malonyl-ACP O-methyltransferase BioC; protein product: MSEHGCLNLSADKSAIAYAFGRAATHYDKHAKLQRDVVEKLLQKLPLCLTGMRILDVGCGTGYFTEKLLARGAQVVALDLSSQMLQQARLRCQARATYCLGDAEALPFAEHHFDYVVSSLALQWCSDLSVPATELLRVCKQGGEVLFSTLAEGSLFELKEAWQCVDQHQHVKEFISENAINIALAQANGNRYQVDSIKMTYWYDSAFSLMKDLKGIGATQLDGRSQGLTKRSALIKVEHAYQSLFQDNLKLPATYRVCLGLIKK
- the bioF gene encoding 8-amino-7-oxononanoate synthase; this translates as MLPFESRPFASRINKALQQRKEQGLLRTLNPVVGGNTEQIIADDKAFVNFSSNDYLGLASNESIKSVWKSAIDDYGVGSAASPMVTGYSLAHQALQQSLCQWLGYEQAVLFNSGFSANQAALFTLLEKNDTLLQDKLNHASLMEAGMLSPAKMQRFPHNNTDKLRALLEKNGSSLVVTEGVFSMDGDTAPLDEIATLCQQHNSWLMVDDAHGIGVLGAQGRGSCHALGVKPNILIVTFGKAVGVQGAAILCDTQTGEYLHQYARHFVYSTAMPAAQAVAINHSIQLIQTQAWRHTALANLQKTYAEQLGHLPGYIATSTPIKPYLVGSSNRAMHLAQYLREQGFWTTAIRPPTVPQGSARIRITLSAKHQPHQIKGLAEAIERFEKQYPDEDSL